One Halorientalis litorea DNA segment encodes these proteins:
- a CDS encoding mechanosensitive ion channel family protein: MSGASDVVVASQETSTPTTAPAGQTTTTAAGGVPEIGLLPAWIPEWVVSLGAAVVVALLSVLTARVVISLFGRRIARRFERPSITQMILRGIRVSIYLVGFLTILRIYGLSLGDLVLSVTVFTAVVGVILAPIVGSIISGVFLLADQPYEIGDMIEIADSGQRGFVDDITLRYTKIFTLDNTFVVVPNGEIRSRDVINYSAEDPRTRQSLDIIVTYEGNLEQARSLVERAARDVDMVIEGGPDIRVGAARYPAAPTCYIDTFGDHGVHLRLRYWIREPYKLLATRSKVQTNVWTRLEDADVEIAYPHQHHVFDETSGQVGVAMDGPSKNTGPVIGDELDGTGVDDSEGE, from the coding sequence ATGAGCGGGGCGTCCGACGTGGTCGTTGCGAGCCAAGAGACATCGACGCCAACCACGGCGCCCGCCGGACAGACAACGACGACGGCGGCAGGCGGCGTCCCCGAAATCGGACTGCTTCCCGCGTGGATTCCGGAGTGGGTCGTCAGCCTCGGCGCGGCCGTCGTCGTCGCCCTCCTGTCGGTTCTCACCGCCCGTGTCGTCATCTCGTTGTTCGGTCGCCGCATCGCCCGTCGCTTCGAGCGACCCAGCATCACGCAGATGATTCTCCGCGGCATCCGCGTGAGCATCTACCTCGTCGGATTCCTGACCATCCTGCGTATCTACGGGCTCTCGCTCGGTGACCTCGTCCTCTCGGTGACGGTGTTCACGGCGGTGGTCGGTGTCATCCTCGCGCCCATCGTCGGGAGTATCATCAGCGGCGTCTTTCTGCTCGCGGACCAGCCATACGAAATCGGCGACATGATAGAGATAGCCGATAGCGGTCAGCGCGGTTTCGTCGACGACATCACCCTCAGATACACGAAGATTTTCACGCTCGACAATACGTTCGTCGTGGTCCCCAACGGCGAGATTCGGAGTCGCGACGTCATCAACTACTCCGCGGAGGACCCCCGGACCAGACAGTCGCTCGACATCATTGTAACCTACGAAGGTAACCTCGAACAGGCGCGGTCGCTCGTCGAGCGGGCGGCACGGGACGTGGACATGGTCATCGAGGGAGGCCCCGACATCCGAGTGGGTGCCGCTCGCTACCCGGCGGCCCCGACCTGCTACATCGACACGTTCGGTGACCACGGCGTTCACCTGCGCCTGCGGTACTGGATACGGGAGCCGTACAAACTGCTGGCGACGCGCTCGAAGGTCCAGACCAACGTCTGGACCCGACTCGAAGACGCCGACGTGGAGATAGCCTACCCACACCAGCACCACGTCTTCGACGAGACGAGCGGGCAGGTCGGGGTGGCGATGGACGGCCCGAGCAAAAACACCGGCCCCGTCATCGGGGACGAACTAGACGGGACGGGTGTCGACGACTCCGAGGGCGAGTAG
- a CDS encoding universal stress protein has protein sequence MTQVVVPVRYPLSKHSRATLERAVEVARTEDADLTVLHVNLYQDNEHASRSDLKRAVEDAVGRLPNARYVVRTGLLVEETILDEVVTQRADIVVIGRKQASRWRRMVRRIADDPDIEQFLADEIDARIITVSAG, from the coding sequence ATGACGCAGGTGGTCGTCCCGGTCAGATACCCGCTCTCGAAACACTCCCGTGCGACGCTCGAACGCGCCGTCGAGGTGGCACGGACCGAGGACGCCGACCTGACCGTTCTCCACGTCAACCTCTATCAGGACAACGAACACGCCTCACGCTCGGACCTCAAGCGGGCCGTCGAGGACGCCGTCGGCCGCCTCCCGAACGCCCGGTACGTGGTTCGGACGGGCCTGTTGGTCGAGGAGACGATTCTCGACGAAGTCGTCACACAGCGTGCGGACATCGTCGTCATCGGACGCAAGCAGGCCAGTCGCTGGCGGCGGATGGTCCGTCGCATCGCGGACGACCCCGACATCGAGCAGTTCCTCGCCGACGAAATCGACGCCCGCATCATCACCGTCAGCGCGGGGTAG
- a CDS encoding bifunctional metallophosphatase/5'-nucleotidase, which yields MPLSLLHYSDIENAYDDPARIGRLAGLLDSLRDPSTVAVGSGDNTAPGVTSLVHEGRQALDFFDAVAPAADTFGNHDFDYGPAATLDIVRRSPQTWVSANVRRGGDLFGRDAGVVPATVVERGGHRVGLVGVTDPATGSMCPGAAELTFTDPVAAVERETDRLRAAGVDSVVVLSHLGAGDEALARRTDVDAILGGHVHDHRVTNVAGTVLTRPGANGHRVLEIDLTTGTVTEHPVADAPCSDPVRTALERRRETMDLDEVVGHAEEPIPRDGERTGAGECRVGNFVADAYRWAADADVALQNTGGIREGPPLSGAVTVADLASVIPFDEPVTVAEVTGAELRTLARQADGNHLDPVPNRWHAHVSGVSITQHGDGRVTVRHDGDPVAADETFRLATSDYLFYTDHEFPVLTETHRVKTLGTQYEVLAEYARECGIDPRIEGRVRRGGPGESRNVDTEGGEHVD from the coding sequence ATGCCGCTGTCCCTCCTCCACTACTCGGACATCGAGAACGCCTACGACGACCCGGCCCGCATCGGGCGTCTCGCGGGCTTGCTCGACTCGCTCCGTGACCCGTCCACCGTCGCCGTCGGAAGCGGCGACAACACCGCGCCGGGTGTCACCTCGCTGGTCCACGAGGGGCGACAGGCACTCGACTTCTTCGACGCCGTCGCGCCGGCCGCCGATACCTTCGGCAACCACGACTTCGACTACGGCCCGGCGGCGACGCTCGACATCGTTCGCCGGTCGCCACAGACGTGGGTCAGCGCGAACGTCCGCCGCGGCGGCGACCTCTTCGGCCGGGATGCCGGTGTCGTCCCCGCAACCGTCGTCGAACGCGGGGGGCACCGTGTCGGACTGGTCGGCGTCACCGACCCTGCAACCGGGTCGATGTGTCCGGGTGCTGCCGAGTTGACGTTCACCGACCCCGTCGCGGCCGTCGAGCGGGAAACCGACCGTCTCCGCGCGGCCGGCGTCGATTCGGTCGTCGTCCTCTCACACCTCGGCGCGGGCGACGAGGCGTTGGCCCGCCGGACGGACGTGGACGCGATACTCGGCGGCCACGTCCACGACCACCGCGTCACGAACGTGGCGGGGACTGTCCTGACCCGACCCGGCGCGAACGGCCACCGAGTGCTCGAAATCGACCTCACTACCGGAACGGTCACCGAACACCCCGTCGCCGACGCGCCCTGTTCGGACCCAGTGAGAACCGCGCTCGAACGCCGACGGGAGACGATGGACTTGGACGAAGTCGTCGGCCACGCCGAGGAGCCGATTCCGCGCGACGGCGAGCGCACGGGCGCGGGCGAGTGCCGTGTCGGCAACTTCGTCGCCGACGCGTACCGCTGGGCGGCCGACGCCGACGTGGCCCTCCAGAACACGGGCGGCATCCGCGAGGGGCCGCCGCTCTCGGGGGCGGTGACCGTCGCGGACCTCGCCAGTGTCATTCCCTTCGACGAACCCGTCACCGTCGCCGAGGTGACCGGTGCCGAACTCCGGACACTCGCGCGGCAGGCCGACGGGAATCACCTCGACCCGGTGCCGAACCGCTGGCACGCACACGTCAGCGGCGTGTCCATCACCCAGCACGGGGACGGCCGCGTCACGGTCAGGCACGACGGCGACCCGGTTGCCGCCGACGAGACGTTCCGACTCGCCACCTCCGACTACCTGTTCTACACCGACCACGAATTCCCGGTCCTCACCGAAACCCACCGCGTGAAGACGCTCGGCACGCAGTACGAAGTGCTCGCCGAGTACGCCCGCGAGTGCGGTATCGACCCGCGAATCGAGGGGCGGGTCCGACGGGGCGGTCCAGGCGAGAGTCGAAACGTTGACACCGAGGGGGGCGAACACGTCGATTGA
- a CDS encoding DUF5816 domain-containing protein, giving the protein METRTTDDGRQLYVARAETERGSKGPFYVVYSTEAKDSRWGYFCSNCETFDNAMDSMGRIQCNVCSNIHKAEEWDAAHE; this is encoded by the coding sequence ATGGAAACGCGGACCACCGACGACGGGAGACAACTGTACGTCGCCCGAGCGGAGACGGAGCGAGGGTCGAAAGGCCCCTTCTACGTCGTCTACAGCACCGAGGCAAAGGACAGTCGCTGGGGCTACTTCTGCTCGAACTGCGAGACGTTCGACAACGCGATGGATTCGATGGGCCGCATCCAGTGTAACGTCTGCAGTAACATCCACAAGGCCGAAGAGTGGGACGCGGCCCACGAGTGA
- a CDS encoding DUF7116 family protein, whose amino-acid sequence MVTVTTPLVERAERIFSDLGYAVSTEGTRLRAERKWRTVHVTPVSDSPTAPSTGDLHCFVAPAEEADDVRRQLDDDEVDGEWAVLGVGDDGDYEVHRPIDRYPA is encoded by the coding sequence ATGGTGACCGTTACCACACCACTCGTCGAACGGGCAGAGCGTATTTTCAGTGACCTCGGGTACGCGGTATCGACGGAGGGGACACGGTTGCGCGCAGAGCGAAAGTGGCGAACGGTCCACGTGACGCCCGTTTCCGACAGTCCAACGGCACCGAGTACGGGAGACCTCCACTGTTTCGTCGCCCCGGCCGAGGAGGCCGACGACGTGCGACGGCAACTCGACGACGACGAGGTAGACGGCGAGTGGGCCGTCCTCGGCGTCGGCGACGACGGCGACTACGAGGTCCACCGGCCCATCGACCGGTATCCGGCCTGA
- a CDS encoding pyridoxal-phosphate-dependent aminotransferase family protein, which produces MERPRVGELTPPDRLLMGPGPSEVHPRVLRSMSTPLVGHLDPSFVELMDEVQDLLRCAFRTDNEWTIPVSGTGSAAMETAFANLVEPGDTVLVPGSGYLGERMVEMVARAGGEAVVVDAPWGEPLDTADVADAAATHHPDVVAFVHAETSTGVRQPSVPELTAIAHDHDALVVADTVTSLGGVELRVDEWDIDAAYAAGQKCLSCPPGASPLTLTDRAMAKVHGRDEPVRSWYLDLSLLGEYWGEERAYHHTAPITNVYALREALRLVAEEGIERRWRRHEQVAGAFKAGVEAMGLSLEADDEWWLPSLNAVSLPSEVDDGAVIDSLLAEHDIEVAGGLGALSGDVLRVGCMGHSARPGNVLELVAALGTALDAQGATVDVAAGLAATRRGLL; this is translated from the coding sequence ATGGAGCGACCGAGGGTCGGGGAACTGACGCCGCCGGACAGACTCCTGATGGGGCCGGGACCGAGTGAGGTTCACCCCCGTGTACTGCGGTCGATGAGCACACCGCTGGTCGGGCATCTCGACCCCTCGTTCGTCGAGTTGATGGACGAGGTACAGGACCTCCTCCGGTGCGCCTTCCGGACTGACAACGAGTGGACGATTCCGGTCAGCGGAACCGGGTCGGCCGCGATGGAGACGGCCTTCGCCAACCTCGTCGAACCTGGAGACACCGTACTGGTCCCCGGGAGCGGGTACTTAGGTGAGCGGATGGTCGAGATGGTCGCCCGCGCCGGTGGTGAGGCGGTGGTCGTGGACGCACCGTGGGGCGAACCGCTCGATACGGCGGACGTGGCCGACGCCGCCGCCACGCACCACCCGGACGTGGTCGCGTTCGTCCACGCCGAGACCAGCACGGGGGTCCGTCAGCCGTCGGTCCCCGAACTGACAGCAATCGCACACGACCACGACGCGCTGGTCGTCGCCGACACCGTCACGTCGCTCGGCGGCGTCGAACTCCGGGTCGACGAGTGGGACATCGACGCCGCCTACGCCGCGGGGCAGAAGTGCCTCTCCTGTCCGCCCGGCGCGAGTCCGCTCACGCTCACCGACCGCGCGATGGCGAAGGTCCACGGCCGGGACGAACCGGTTCGGTCGTGGTACCTCGACCTCTCCCTGCTGGGCGAGTACTGGGGCGAGGAGCGGGCCTACCACCACACCGCCCCAATCACGAACGTCTATGCCCTCCGGGAAGCCTTGCGTCTCGTCGCCGAGGAAGGTATCGAACGGCGATGGCGACGCCACGAGCAGGTCGCCGGCGCGTTCAAAGCCGGCGTCGAGGCGATGGGGCTCTCGCTCGAAGCGGACGACGAGTGGTGGCTCCCGAGTCTCAACGCCGTGTCGCTCCCGTCCGAGGTAGACGACGGTGCGGTCATCGACTCCCTCCTCGCGGAACACGACATCGAAGTCGCCGGCGGACTGGGCGCGCTCTCGGGCGACGTTCTCAGAGTCGGCTGTATGGGTCACAGCGCGCGCCCGGGGAACGTCCTCGAACTCGTCGCCGCGCTGGGCACGGCTCTCGATGCACAGGGCGCGACGGTGGACGTGGCCGCGGGACTGGCCGCGACGCGGCGCGGCCTCCTGTAG
- a CDS encoding metal-dependent hydrolase has protein sequence MFVGHGLLAFALVALGCRALGWSRERTLTVAVLAFAFGTLPDVDIAYAPVGLLGGVTGAFDAAEAFWQTGNLVHRAMTHSLPVALLAALAFALWSVRSRTETFGRTRRRGAALLAVGLLAGLVAVATAVTGGLAGVVLALFSAVGLAVTTLAARRGVGPVTVWATALFGLLSHPFGDMLTGEPPVLLYPFETTVVAERVVLHPDPTLHLLGAFAVELATVWLAVYAALSLSDRRLRDHVRPRAAVGFGYAAAAVALPAPTLAASYQFVFSVLALGMVGPVRAARHDRRRFQTALLSRRPARTDLPTAVVTGLTAVTLGAVGYTMAYLVV, from the coding sequence ATGTTCGTCGGACACGGACTGCTGGCGTTCGCCCTCGTCGCCCTCGGTTGCCGTGCCCTCGGGTGGTCTCGCGAGCGGACGCTGACTGTCGCCGTCCTCGCGTTCGCTTTCGGGACGCTCCCGGACGTCGACATCGCCTACGCGCCGGTCGGCCTACTCGGCGGCGTGACGGGCGCGTTCGACGCGGCCGAGGCGTTCTGGCAGACCGGCAACCTAGTCCATCGGGCGATGACACACTCGCTCCCCGTCGCCCTCCTCGCGGCACTCGCGTTCGCGTTGTGGAGCGTCCGCTCCCGGACCGAGACGTTCGGCCGGACGCGTCGCCGCGGGGCCGCGCTGCTCGCCGTCGGGCTCCTCGCCGGCCTCGTCGCCGTGGCGACGGCCGTCACGGGGGGCCTCGCGGGCGTCGTCCTCGCACTGTTCTCCGCCGTCGGCCTCGCGGTGACGACGCTCGCGGCCCGCCGCGGCGTCGGGCCGGTTACGGTCTGGGCGACGGCACTCTTCGGCCTCCTCAGCCACCCGTTCGGTGACATGCTGACCGGGGAGCCGCCGGTCCTACTGTACCCGTTCGAGACGACAGTCGTCGCAGAGCGCGTCGTCCTCCACCCGGACCCGACGCTCCACCTCCTCGGGGCGTTCGCGGTAGAGTTGGCGACGGTGTGGCTCGCCGTCTACGCCGCCCTGTCGCTGTCCGACCGCCGACTGCGTGACCACGTTCGGCCGCGGGCGGCGGTCGGGTTCGGCTACGCCGCGGCGGCCGTGGCACTCCCGGCACCGACGCTCGCGGCGTCCTACCAGTTCGTGTTCAGCGTCCTCGCGTTGGGGATGGTCGGTCCGGTTCGGGCGGCACGGCACGACCGCCGCCGGTTCCAGACCGCCCTGCTTTCCCGCCGCCCGGCGCGGACCGACCTGCCGACGGCCGTGGTGACCGGCCTGACCGCCGTCACGCTCGGTGCCGTCGGGTACACGATGGCGTATCTGGTGGTGTAA
- a CDS encoding dodecin has protein sequence MVFKKITLIGTSTESFDEAVDDALGRAETTLDNVMWAEVEEMGVEIAGATNREYQAEVEVAFELED, from the coding sequence ATGGTATTCAAGAAAATTACACTCATCGGCACGAGTACGGAGAGTTTCGACGAGGCAGTCGACGACGCCCTCGGCCGGGCGGAGACGACGCTGGACAACGTGATGTGGGCGGAAGTCGAAGAGATGGGCGTCGAGATAGCGGGTGCGACGAACAGGGAGTACCAGGCAGAGGTCGAGGTGGCTTTCGAGCTGGAAGACTAG
- a CDS encoding HesB/IscA family protein has protein sequence MSSTTADGASGITIEVTEAAADEALRLLDSEGMDTDEAGLRLFVQQGGCAGLSYGMRFDFEPEAEDTVFEHHGLRVFVDEASMNYIEGSRLDFEDGLQGEGFTVENPNVVSECGCGESFRT, from the coding sequence ATGAGTAGCACGACAGCAGACGGGGCATCTGGAATTACCATCGAGGTCACGGAGGCCGCCGCGGACGAGGCACTGCGCCTCCTCGACAGCGAAGGCATGGACACCGACGAGGCCGGACTTCGCCTGTTCGTCCAGCAGGGTGGCTGTGCGGGCCTCTCCTACGGGATGCGGTTCGACTTCGAACCGGAGGCCGAAGACACCGTCTTCGAGCACCACGGGCTCCGAGTGTTCGTCGACGAGGCCAGCATGAACTACATCGAGGGCAGTCGGCTCGACTTCGAGGACGGACTGCAGGGCGAGGGGTTCACAGTGGAGAATCCCAACGTGGTCTCCGAGTGTGGCTGTGGCGAAAGCTTCCGTACCTAG
- the hisD gene encoding histidinol dehydrogenase encodes MNVRQLSDLGPNERAAIFDRDAGIEAVRDDVAEIVGRVREEGDVAVRELTAEFDDVDVGNLDVTDTAERAVDEVDDDVLDAIETAAENVRSFHEAGLPEDWRADFDGRELGRRYRPVERAGVYVPGGTAAYPSSALMGVVPAKVAGVEHVAVATPPADEVNPATLAAIHVAGADAVYQVGGAQAIAALAYGTETVDRVQTVVGPGNRYVTAAKAEVRGDVEIDFLAGPSEVAVLADGTADPELVAAELLAQAEHDTDASVVAVTDDADLAAAVAEAVDAQVVDRKRADVIRGALDNEASGVFLARSMSEAVLFVEEYSAEHLAIIAEDDERLLDRIDSAGSVFLGPYSPVAAGDYASGPNHVLPTGGGARRYGGLSTETFLRSTTVQRLDEGALADLHDTVTTLAEAEGLEAHAESVRKRFDGEE; translated from the coding sequence ATGAACGTCCGACAGCTATCGGACCTCGGGCCGAACGAACGGGCCGCAATCTTCGACCGGGACGCCGGCATCGAGGCGGTCCGCGACGACGTGGCCGAAATCGTGGGCCGGGTTCGCGAGGAGGGAGACGTGGCGGTCCGGGAACTCACCGCCGAGTTCGACGACGTGGACGTGGGCAACCTCGACGTGACCGACACGGCAGAGCGAGCGGTCGACGAGGTGGACGACGACGTACTCGACGCAATCGAGACGGCCGCCGAGAACGTCCGCTCCTTCCACGAGGCGGGACTTCCCGAGGACTGGCGCGCGGACTTCGACGGCCGGGAACTCGGCCGCCGGTACCGCCCCGTCGAACGGGCGGGTGTCTACGTTCCCGGCGGGACTGCCGCCTACCCGTCCAGCGCGCTGATGGGTGTCGTCCCGGCGAAGGTCGCCGGGGTCGAACACGTCGCCGTCGCCACGCCGCCCGCAGACGAGGTGAACCCGGCGACGCTCGCGGCTATCCACGTCGCGGGAGCCGACGCCGTGTACCAAGTCGGGGGTGCCCAAGCCATCGCAGCGCTCGCGTACGGCACCGAGACGGTCGACCGCGTCCAGACGGTCGTGGGGCCGGGCAACCGCTACGTCACGGCGGCGAAAGCCGAGGTTCGGGGCGACGTGGAGATAGACTTCCTCGCCGGGCCGAGCGAAGTCGCCGTCCTCGCCGACGGGACGGCCGACCCGGAACTGGTCGCCGCCGAACTCCTCGCACAGGCCGAACACGACACCGACGCCTCCGTCGTCGCGGTCACCGACGATGCGGACCTCGCGGCGGCCGTCGCCGAGGCGGTGGATGCACAGGTCGTGGACCGGAAGCGCGCGGACGTGATTCGGGGCGCGCTCGACAACGAGGCGAGCGGCGTCTTCCTCGCGCGGTCGATGAGCGAGGCGGTCCTCTTCGTCGAAGAGTACTCGGCCGAACACCTCGCCATCATCGCCGAGGACGACGAGCGACTGCTCGACCGGATAGACAGCGCGGGCAGTGTCTTCCTCGGCCCGTACTCTCCGGTGGCGGCCGGAGACTACGCCAGCGGTCCGAACCACGTCCTCCCGACCGGTGGCGGCGCGCGCCGGTACGGTGGGCTCTCGACGGAGACGTTCCTGCGCTCGACGACCGTCCAGCGACTCGACGAGGGCGCGCTCGCGGACCTCCACGACACCGTAACGACCCTCGCCGAGGCCGAGGGACTGGAGGCCCACGCAGAGAGCGTCCGCAAGCGGTTCGACGGCGAAGAGTAA
- a CDS encoding J domain-containing protein has product MDETFYAALGVDADADTDRIQAAYRERVKDTHPDVSDDADAAESFKRLTEARDVLVDEVARERYDRVGHGTYVREFLDSTVWTSAETGDTRPDDHSPRGQEGSTGPTSGHESTAGATTDDGTGTAGNYDRYRASDATWDDIEDDDERSDSGGRGTHVGEGSGDGSARAWPGDGTGRTDAADGVGGAGRREQARTSGWQRTHTATGTYSPSGRDQSATGARMSPSVSNVRSGLAEVGPWLVFHTMFLLSALVTVWLLLSLSPTVPTLLLGVALFGGTLLASSLHVMSRLYS; this is encoded by the coding sequence ATGGACGAGACGTTCTACGCCGCACTCGGTGTCGATGCCGACGCCGACACCGACAGGATACAGGCGGCCTACCGCGAACGGGTCAAGGACACCCACCCGGACGTGAGTGACGACGCCGACGCGGCGGAGTCGTTCAAACGCCTCACCGAGGCCCGCGACGTCCTCGTCGACGAAGTGGCTCGCGAGCGATACGACCGAGTCGGGCACGGAACGTACGTCCGCGAGTTCCTCGACAGCACCGTCTGGACCAGTGCGGAGACGGGTGACACTCGTCCCGATGACCACTCCCCACGTGGGCAGGAGGGGTCGACAGGGCCGACGAGCGGGCACGAGTCGACGGCAGGTGCGACGACCGACGACGGGACTGGGACTGCGGGCAACTACGACCGGTACAGGGCGAGCGACGCGACGTGGGACGATATCGAGGACGACGACGAGCGGTCCGACAGTGGTGGTCGAGGCACGCACGTCGGGGAGGGGTCCGGCGACGGGTCGGCCAGGGCGTGGCCGGGCGACGGGACAGGGCGAACCGACGCCGCCGACGGCGTTGGGGGTGCGGGGCGACGCGAACAGGCCCGGACGAGTGGCTGGCAGCGGACGCACACCGCGACGGGCACCTACAGTCCGTCGGGACGGGACCAGTCGGCGACGGGCGCGCGGATGTCGCCGTCCGTGTCGAACGTCCGATCGGGTCTCGCCGAAGTCGGGCCGTGGCTCGTCTTTCACACGATGTTCCTCCTGAGCGCGCTGGTGACCGTGTGGCTCCTGTTGTCGCTCTCGCCGACAGTCCCGACGCTCCTGTTGGGTGTCGCGCTGTTCGGAGGGACGCTGTTGGCTTCGTCCCTGCACGTCATGTCGCGGCTCTACTCCTGA
- a CDS encoding NAD(P)/FAD-dependent oxidoreductase, with protein MQQVDVAVVGGGPAGSSAAHEAAASGADTVVFEKGVPRADREGLGADSTDAAGMLDYWVDIMDFKPSEIPDDVILSELAGAQFRSPNESVTIRDTGISSSYPSFGFSFHRARFDDWLRERAEDAGAEYRIGVSVSDVTTDMTGGHSHHLELADGEDVEATYLILADGPQRTVTTGALDQFMPRNRSITEYVGADSANHIAYQEHRRVPEELFDEGLLKFWWGVMPGHTAYPWVFPNDDNVARIGLTMPMGMDLSTVPNRHEYDLLDPDDEQVPAGATYIRRLLEREYPEYDVDEDFPLVEDRGKRGGTEAYPISSTRPIESPTAAGIAVTGGAMGATSAFHEGGDHVAVRTGKIAGRLAGRGRLDRYNDQWRAAIGEEVRRNVTLADMVRDWGPSDWDRTFATVDNMMNRGRYQPRQVLSAGLSGLKLLGEYEYRKLRLRLGDYAQVTEDDYVA; from the coding sequence ATGCAACAGGTGGATGTCGCCGTCGTCGGCGGCGGCCCTGCGGGGTCGTCCGCGGCCCACGAGGCTGCGGCCAGCGGGGCCGACACCGTCGTCTTCGAGAAGGGCGTGCCACGCGCCGACCGCGAGGGGCTCGGCGCGGATTCGACCGACGCGGCCGGGATGCTCGACTACTGGGTCGACATCATGGACTTCAAGCCGTCGGAGATTCCCGACGACGTGATTCTCAGCGAACTGGCGGGTGCGCAGTTCCGCAGCCCGAACGAGTCCGTCACCATCCGGGACACGGGCATCTCGTCGAGTTACCCCTCGTTCGGCTTCTCGTTCCACCGCGCACGCTTCGACGACTGGCTCCGCGAGCGCGCGGAGGACGCTGGTGCCGAGTACCGCATCGGCGTCTCCGTCTCGGACGTGACCACGGACATGACTGGCGGGCACTCCCACCACCTCGAACTCGCCGACGGCGAGGACGTGGAGGCGACGTATCTGATACTCGCCGACGGCCCACAGCGGACCGTCACGACGGGCGCGCTCGACCAGTTCATGCCCCGCAACCGCTCGATTACCGAGTACGTCGGTGCCGACTCGGCGAACCACATCGCTTACCAGGAACACCGCCGCGTCCCCGAGGAACTGTTCGACGAGGGCCTGCTGAAGTTCTGGTGGGGCGTCATGCCCGGCCACACGGCCTATCCGTGGGTCTTCCCGAACGACGACAACGTGGCTCGCATCGGGCTGACGATGCCGATGGGGATGGACCTCTCGACGGTCCCGAACCGCCACGAGTACGACTTACTGGACCCGGACGACGAGCAGGTTCCGGCGGGCGCGACGTACATCCGCCGCCTGCTGGAACGCGAGTACCCAGAGTACGACGTGGACGAGGACTTCCCGCTGGTCGAGGACCGGGGGAAACGCGGCGGCACCGAAGCCTACCCAATCTCCTCGACGCGCCCCATCGAGTCACCGACTGCGGCGGGCATCGCCGTCACCGGCGGCGCGATGGGTGCCACCTCCGCGTTCCACGAGGGCGGCGACCACGTGGCCGTCCGGACGGGGAAGATAGCCGGCCGACTCGCGGGCCGTGGGCGACTCGACCGGTACAACGACCAGTGGCGGGCCGCCATCGGCGAGGAGGTGCGGCGCAACGTCACCCTCGCCGACATGGTCCGTGACTGGGGACCGTCCGACTGGGACCGGACCTTCGCCACCGTCGACAACATGATGAACCGCGGCCGGTACCAGCCACGCCAAGTCCTCTCTGCGGGACTCTCGGGGTTGAAACTCCTCGGTGAGTACGAGTACCGGAAACTCAGACTGCGACTCGGTGACTACGCACAGGTAACCGAAGACGACTACGTGGCCTAG